Proteins from a single region of Artemia franciscana chromosome 2, ASM3288406v1, whole genome shotgun sequence:
- the LOC136041149 gene encoding uncharacterized protein LOC136041149, which produces MRINTGCDRVENISHCPVLRNTYSQENTMKTSLLALLVTAATAQYGAYYQEGESTPLRPMIQSQGSAAPAVAGYAYDYKVGDDTTGDIQAAVQKGDDKKVTGEYTVHQPDGCIRHVTYTADENGYQPTVTYSGPCDPTSYTIPAIPAEIIEIEKKNLAKAATDSALVAAEYKAVVNSQMKIVADHEKMKAEIAAAELKKQIATTASQATAYNSQTPSISYEKPASPSYIYDTAIYYGANNVLPVAPMSDKVIADESTEKPMIYGTPEMIPLYDAPEELPKTPAATKLVAQPLQMYVKRKQENQPAY; this is translated from the exons ATGCGTATAAATACAGGATGCGATAGGGTTGAGAATATCAGTCATTGTCCAGTTTTACGTAACACATATTCACAAGAAAACACGATGAAGACTTCCTTACTC GCACTTCTTGTTACTGCTGCCACTGCTCAATATGGAGCTTATTATCAAGAAGGAGAGTCAACACCTCTCAGACCAATGATACAATCACAAGGTTCCGCTGCACCAGCAGTAGCTGGCTATGCCTACGATTACAAAGTTGGCGACGATACCACTGGTGACATTCAAGCTGCAGTTCAGAAGGGAGATGATAAGAAAGTCACTGGAGAATACACGGTTCATCAGCCAGATGGATGTATCCGCCATGTTACATACACAGCAGATGAAAATGGCTATCAACCAACTGTAACTTACTCAGGACCTTGTGACCCCACATCTTATACGATTCCAGCTATTCCAGCTGAAATAATCgagattgaaaagaaaaacttggcAAAAGCTGCAACAGACTCTGCACTTGTTGCCGCGGAATATAAAGCAGTAGTGAACAGCCAAATGAAGATAGTGGCTGATCATGAGAAAATGAAAGCCGAAATTGCAGCAGCTGAGCTAAAGAAACAAATAGCAACTACAGCTTCACAAGCAACAGCTTACAATTCACAAACACCTTCGATATCATACGAAAAACCTGCTTCTCCATCATATATTTACGACACAGCAATATATTATGGTGCAAATAACGTATTACCTGTTGCTCCAATGTCAGATAAAGTTATCGCAGATGAGTCCACCGAAAAGCCAATGATCTACGGAACCCCTGAAATGATACCACTTTATGATGCTCCTGAAGAGCTTCCCAAAACTCCTGCGGCTACTAAGCTAGTTGCTCAGCCCCTACAAATGTATGTGAAGCGGAAACAAGAAAACCAACCAGCTTATTAg